A window of the Parambassis ranga chromosome 17, fParRan2.1, whole genome shotgun sequence genome harbors these coding sequences:
- the LOC114450080 gene encoding proenkephalin-A-like: protein MASASSNYMWMLVLGVCVSLVVGIDCGKECALCVYHLLGQKSTFTSLTCSIECEGVLDNQKLRICKDILLEEENQIPLDVDPHQQQVQEGGVNTSTDDVDTALLEPQMSKKYGGFMKRYGGFMSRRSTLPGEIVDGPENHNKEENVRLEILKILNAAAEHSSEGEGQGGETMKRYGGFMRRVESGVPQGSLLEAVLGRGLKKRYGGFMRRVGRPEWLVDNSKNGGALKRAWEVGSELQKRYGGFMD, encoded by the exons atGGCTAGCGCAAGCAGCAACTACATGTGGATGTTGGTGCTGGGAGTATGTGTATCGCTGGTGGTTGGAATAGACTGTGGGAAGGAGTGTGCACTTTGTGTGTACCATTTGCTAGGACAAAAGTCTACTTTCACATCTCTG ACATGCTCAATTGAGTGTGAAGGTGTGTTGGACAACCAGAAGCTGCGCATATGCAAAGACATACTACTGGAGGAGGAAAACCAAATTCCTCTGGATGTTGACCCCCATCAACAACAGGTTCAAGAAGGAGGAGTCAACACATCAACTGACGATGTGGACACAGCATTGTTAGAACCCCAGATGTCCAAAAAGTATGGTGGCTTCATGAAACGCTATGGTGGTTTCATGTCCCGTCGTTCCACATTGCCAGGAGAAATAGTAGATGGTCCAGAAAACcataataaagaagaaaatgttcGCCTGGAGATCCTAAAGATCCTCAATGCAGCAGCTGAGCATAGCAGTGAGGGGGAAGGCCAGGGAGGTGAGACTATGAAGCGGTATGGAGGATTCATGCGTCGGGTTGAAAGTGGGGTGCCACAAGGCAGCTTGCTGGAAGCAGTATTAGGCCGTGGACTCAAGAAGCGCTATGGAGGGTTCATGAGGCGTGTAGGTAGGCCTGAGTGGCTGGTGGACAACAGCAAAAATGGAGGGGCATTGAAACGGGCTTGGGAGGTTGGCAGTGAGCTACAGAAGAGGTACGGGGGGTTTATGGACTAG